A genome region from Bacteroidota bacterium includes the following:
- a CDS encoding T9SS type A sorting domain-containing protein, which translates to MKHIYFLALTLGLSVHVHAQVASTYVFSQDTAPFSFINAGSLIIAGTADDATFSLNNIGFTFNYNNVNYTQFAVSSNGYITMGNSNPPSAYFPISGLSTGNIISALGSDLRLGFTFTASTTSGSDQMVCTQLPPGIYVGCIISATNLPAGTTVTAINGNTLILSQNALSTTTAFTYTCLGEIRVETVGIAPNRQCVIQWRNVGRFANNGFIDCFNFQIILHETSNTVEMAYDVLSASANAYTYQVGLRGILNSDFNSRTSTTSWQQSTASISNNGSLTMTSSIKPISGLRFIWVNTAVGVAENEQSFSFNVFPNPANDAVFVQMPATDENGLVEIMDVSGRVCMSWSAGRGTSLLSMNIETLPAGAYVIRVTTTAGRGSQRLMIQ; encoded by the coding sequence ATGAAACATATTTATTTTCTGGCATTAACGCTGGGGCTTTCCGTTCATGTGCACGCGCAGGTGGCTTCAACCTATGTATTCTCACAGGATACAGCACCATTCAGTTTCATTAATGCAGGCTCTTTAATTATTGCAGGTACAGCTGATGATGCTACTTTTTCACTTAATAATATTGGCTTCACGTTCAACTACAATAATGTGAACTATACGCAGTTTGCGGTAAGCTCAAATGGCTACATTACAATGGGTAATTCTAATCCCCCAAGTGCGTATTTCCCAATTTCAGGCTTGAGTACGGGTAACATTATTTCGGCCTTAGGTTCAGATTTAAGGCTGGGCTTTACCTTTACCGCTTCCACAACCAGTGGTTCTGACCAGATGGTTTGTACCCAATTACCTCCGGGAATTTATGTGGGTTGCATTATTAGTGCAACAAATCTTCCTGCCGGCACAACAGTTACCGCAATTAACGGAAATACGCTGATTCTGAGTCAGAATGCCCTGTCAACCACAACTGCTTTTACTTACACCTGCCTTGGCGAAATACGTGTGGAAACCGTGGGGATTGCCCCCAACCGGCAGTGTGTAATTCAGTGGCGCAATGTGGGGCGTTTTGCAAACAACGGATTTATTGATTGTTTTAACTTTCAAATTATTCTTCACGAAACCAGCAACACGGTGGAAATGGCTTATGATGTGCTTTCGGCCTCCGCAAACGCTTATACCTATCAGGTTGGATTGCGCGGCATACTGAATAGCGATTTTAATTCGCGCACATCAACCACAAGCTGGCAGCAAAGCACCGCATCAATCAGCAACAACGGATCACTTACAATGACCTCCTCCATAAAACCCATATCCGGCCTGCGTTTTATATGGGTAAATACTGCGGTGGGGGTAGCAGAAAATGAACAGTCATTCTCATTTAACGTATTTCCCAACCCGGCAAATGATGCGGTGTTTGTACAAATGCCTGCCACTGATGAAAACGGCCTTGTAGAAATTATGGATGTAAGCGGACGTGTATGCATGAGCTGGTCAGCAGGCAGGGGCACCTCCTTGCTTTCCATGAATATTGAAACATTGCCAGCAGGCGCATATGTAATACGTGTGACAACAACCGCCGGCCGTGGTTCACAACGCCTTATGATTCAGTAA
- a CDS encoding SDR family oxidoreductase: protein MANNLLKGKRGIISGALDHNSIAWKVAERAHAEGAQFTLTNAPIAMRMGEINKLAEATGSKIIPADATSVDDLKALFEQSQEALGGKIDFVLHSIGMSPNIRKGKPYSDLNYEFFNKSLDVSALSLHKMLQVAYQMDAIAEWGSVVALSYIAAQRTFPFYTDMADAKALLESITRSFGYHYGKHRKVRINTISQSPTKTTAGGGIAGFEDFFGFADQMSPLGNASADACADYCVTLFSDFTRMVTMQNLFHDGGYSMTGISSEVMDMFGKKA, encoded by the coding sequence ATGGCTAACAACCTGCTTAAAGGAAAACGCGGCATCATTTCAGGTGCGCTTGATCATAACTCGATTGCCTGGAAAGTGGCTGAACGCGCGCATGCCGAAGGCGCTCAGTTTACACTGACCAATGCCCCCATTGCCATGCGCATGGGCGAAATCAACAAACTGGCTGAGGCAACCGGCTCCAAAATCATTCCGGCTGATGCTACCAGTGTGGACGATCTGAAGGCGCTCTTTGAACAATCGCAGGAGGCGCTGGGCGGTAAAATTGATTTTGTGCTGCATTCCATCGGCATGTCGCCCAACATCCGCAAAGGCAAGCCTTACAGTGATCTTAATTACGAATTCTTCAATAAAAGTCTGGATGTGAGCGCACTTTCGCTGCATAAAATGCTGCAGGTGGCTTACCAGATGGATGCCATTGCCGAATGGGGCTCGGTGGTTGCGCTTTCGTACATTGCCGCACAGCGCACCTTTCCGTTTTATACCGATATGGCTGATGCCAAAGCACTGCTCGAATCCATCACCCGCAGTTTTGGCTACCACTATGGCAAACACCGCAAAGTGCGTATAAACACCATTTCGCAGTCGCCCACCAAAACCACGGCGGGTGGCGGTATTGCCGGTTTTGAAGACTTCTTCGGTTTCGCTGATCAGATGTCGCCCCTGGGCAACGCCAGTGCCGATGCCTGCGCTGATTACTGCGTTACACTCTTCTCTGATTTTACCCGTATGGTAACCATGCAAAACCTCTTCCATGATGGCGGCTACTCAATGACCGGCATCAGCAGCGAGGTAATGGATATGTTTGGCAAAAAAGCATGA
- a CDS encoding CotH kinase family protein yields the protein MNDSYGDGWNGASLQVFVNNTLTGTYSAVNFGSAAVFSVCNGDSLTVVYTAGAYENENSYTLQDSSWNIVFQDGPNPDTGNVFSSIGNCNTPLLQGSHPCTAIPIDTGQCIFTSNIGFPGSGLNPNCANYQGGDVWFTMLVPASGNLAIETDSGTINDTGLAIWTDTSCTVPQFTACDDDGGNGYYSYLLAYDLTPGSRIYIQAFGWNGASGSFEICVTDLGTVRLDSSELPIVIIHTLNQTIIEDTKISCLMEIKYNGPNTITYINDSANIYNGHVGIEIRGLTSAGYPQSPYGFETRDSAGGNNNVPILGMPPENDWVLLSNYNDRSLVKNLISYHLFGEMGNYTPRAQLCEVLVDSSYKGIYVIGEKIKRDANRVNIARLNPQDTLGDELTGGYILQQNYWNANNSFQSNYSPIDHPGFDVHFVYEYPDQFAIMPAQKTYIAAFIDSLETALYSSNFADTATGYRNYMDTKSFIDYFIVNEVARSADGFKKSVFFHKDKFSNGGKLQAGPVWDFDWAWKNMAICSIFQANNGAGWAHKINDCFTDNYSTGWYVRLLQDSTFANELRCTYEQYRQTILDTTYLFAYIDSIGQLVQHAQARHFQKWPILGISGPAPDDGPVATTYYGELDSLKNWIRIRLQWLDDSIPGLCTPLSVQTNAASATFKCYPNPATHFLNVEYSLPAAVHVSYQLYNYLGAEVANVQQGLQTPGARSFKLDTSNLAPGIYILRLQCGSVMYNEKVIIQ from the coding sequence ATGAACGACAGTTATGGCGACGGCTGGAATGGAGCCTCCCTTCAGGTTTTCGTGAATAATACACTAACCGGAACATACAGCGCCGTCAACTTTGGAAGTGCTGCCGTTTTTTCTGTATGCAACGGCGATAGCCTTACTGTAGTTTACACAGCAGGAGCTTATGAAAACGAGAACTCGTACACGCTTCAGGACTCTTCCTGGAATATTGTTTTTCAGGATGGGCCAAACCCGGATACAGGCAATGTATTTTCTTCCATAGGCAATTGCAATACACCGCTTCTGCAAGGCAGCCATCCGTGCACGGCAATTCCGATTGATACCGGACAGTGCATCTTTACCAGCAATATTGGTTTTCCGGGCAGCGGACTAAATCCAAACTGCGCCAATTATCAGGGAGGCGATGTGTGGTTTACCATGCTTGTTCCGGCTTCGGGCAATCTGGCTATTGAAACCGACAGCGGTACTATCAATGATACCGGGCTCGCCATCTGGACAGATACATCCTGCACTGTTCCGCAGTTTACGGCTTGTGATGATGACGGAGGAAACGGCTATTATTCCTATCTGCTTGCCTACGACCTGACTCCCGGTTCAAGAATTTACATTCAGGCTTTTGGCTGGAACGGAGCTTCGGGCAGTTTTGAAATTTGTGTAACTGATCTTGGCACTGTGCGGCTTGATAGTTCTGAATTACCCATAGTGATCATTCACACTCTGAATCAAACCATTATTGAAGACACGAAGATTAGCTGTTTGATGGAAATCAAATACAATGGTCCGAATACGATTACTTATATCAACGACAGTGCCAATATATACAACGGTCACGTGGGTATCGAAATTCGCGGACTGACCTCTGCGGGTTATCCGCAAAGTCCGTATGGGTTTGAAACAAGAGATTCGGCCGGAGGAAATAACAATGTGCCGATACTGGGCATGCCGCCCGAAAACGACTGGGTGCTGTTATCAAATTACAATGACCGTTCGCTGGTAAAAAATCTTATTTCATATCATTTGTTTGGTGAAATGGGAAACTACACACCGCGTGCACAATTGTGCGAAGTGCTTGTGGACAGTTCCTATAAAGGTATTTATGTAATTGGTGAAAAGATAAAACGTGATGCCAACCGTGTAAACATTGCGCGTTTGAATCCGCAGGATACGCTGGGCGATGAGCTGACCGGCGGGTATATTTTGCAGCAGAACTACTGGAATGCAAACAACAGCTTCCAGTCCAATTATTCGCCCATTGATCATCCTGGTTTTGATGTGCATTTTGTGTATGAATACCCTGATCAGTTTGCCATTATGCCCGCTCAGAAAACGTATATCGCCGCGTTTATCGACAGTTTGGAAACGGCGCTTTACAGCAGCAATTTTGCCGATACAGCTACCGGATACCGCAACTACATGGACACAAAGTCGTTTATCGACTATTTTATTGTAAATGAAGTGGCGCGCAGTGCCGACGGGTTTAAGAAGAGTGTATTCTTTCACAAGGATAAATTCTCGAATGGCGGCAAACTGCAGGCCGGGCCGGTTTGGGATTTCGACTGGGCTTGGAAAAATATGGCGATCTGTTCCATTTTTCAGGCCAACAACGGAGCCGGCTGGGCGCATAAGATAAATGACTGTTTTACTGACAACTATTCAACCGGCTGGTATGTACGTTTGTTGCAGGACAGCACGTTTGCCAATGAACTGCGCTGCACCTATGAGCAATACCGGCAAACAATTCTGGACACGACCTATCTTTTTGCGTATATCGACAGTATCGGGCAACTTGTGCAGCATGCGCAGGCCCGGCATTTTCAGAAATGGCCGATATTAGGCATAAGCGGCCCCGCACCAGACGACGGACCGGTTGCCACTACATACTATGGCGAACTGGATTCGCTCAAAAACTGGATCCGTATTCGTTTGCAGTGGCTTGACGATAGTATTCCGGGGCTTTGCACGCCGTTAAGCGTTCAAACAAATGCGGCATCCGCTACATTTAAATGTTATCCCAATCCGGCCACTCATTTTCTGAATGTGGAGTATTCTCTGCCAGCCGCAGTTCATGTTTCGTATCAACTGTATAATTACCTGGGTGCTGAAGTGGCGAATGTGCAGCAAGGCTTACAAACTCCCGGTGCTCGTTCGTTCAAACTCGATACGTCAAACTTAGCACCGGGCATTTATATACTTCGCCTGCAATGCGGCTCAGTGATGTACAATGAAAAAGTAATTATTCAGTAA
- a CDS encoding PD40 domain-containing protein produces MRTILLRSVLLIICISLTAVLRAQPKTAVDPALAAEHFSHGNFVMALPLYVALAKKEYKHTEYNQRAGICYLRTNIAKKEAIPFFEYLTKQPNTDIENWYYLGQAYHFDYKFDDAIKAYQTYSAKVSAAKDKAKAQMGISQCQNAKLLVKRPLNVTFENAGKEVNSEFPDYYPFVTSDESMLVYTSRRKGNLGAGSVEMDGYYASDIWITRSQNGLFQKAKNAGGQVNGTYDEQTTGLSADGSWMTVYIDNISTAGDIYLSPCGKSPGKPVKMATSINEGFETAASLSPDGNQIYFASRREGGEGETDIWICRKLPNGEWSKAQNLSALNTPYREDFPFMSPDGHTLYFASEGHNSMGGFDLFMSVWNEEENTWSTPQNLGYPLNTPEDNRTISFTENNRVAYVSAAREGGMGDLDIWRVVFNEVQQESFTAVVGTILPPDSAFDFSKVVMSVTNVKTQEMVGDYKPNARTGRFVLALPPGKYVMTVDAPGCKQLIETIIVFDIGAMSEQRKDIKLLKQSP; encoded by the coding sequence GTGAGAACGATTCTGCTGCGTTCTGTTTTGCTGATTATTTGCATTAGCCTGACGGCAGTTTTGCGCGCACAGCCCAAAACGGCTGTTGATCCTGCGCTTGCGGCCGAACATTTCTCGCACGGGAACTTCGTGATGGCACTTCCGCTGTATGTGGCGCTGGCCAAAAAAGAATATAAACACACCGAGTACAATCAGCGCGCCGGCATTTGTTACCTGCGCACCAACATTGCCAAAAAAGAAGCCATCCCGTTTTTCGAATACCTCACCAAACAGCCCAATACCGATATAGAGAACTGGTATTATCTCGGCCAGGCCTACCATTTCGATTACAAGTTTGATGATGCGATAAAAGCCTATCAGACCTACAGCGCCAAAGTGAGTGCGGCCAAAGACAAAGCCAAAGCACAAATGGGTATTTCCCAATGTCAGAATGCCAAACTGCTGGTGAAACGTCCGCTGAATGTGACCTTTGAAAACGCCGGTAAGGAAGTGAATTCTGAATTTCCCGACTACTATCCGTTTGTTACCTCCGATGAGTCGATGCTCGTTTATACTTCGCGTCGCAAGGGGAATTTAGGCGCAGGCTCGGTAGAGATGGATGGTTACTATGCGTCTGACATCTGGATTACCCGCTCGCAAAACGGATTGTTTCAAAAGGCAAAAAATGCCGGCGGGCAGGTAAACGGCACGTATGATGAGCAAACCACCGGACTTTCGGCCGATGGAAGCTGGATGACGGTTTATATCGACAACATCAGCACGGCGGGCGATATTTACCTTTCGCCCTGCGGTAAATCGCCGGGCAAGCCTGTAAAGATGGCCACCAGCATTAACGAAGGCTTTGAAACGGCCGCCAGCCTCTCGCCCGATGGCAACCAGATTTACTTTGCCAGCCGCCGTGAAGGTGGCGAAGGGGAAACCGACATCTGGATTTGCCGCAAACTACCTAACGGTGAATGGAGCAAGGCGCAAAACCTGAGCGCACTTAACACCCCCTACCGCGAAGACTTCCCGTTTATGTCGCCCGACGGACACACCTTGTATTTTGCCTCCGAAGGGCACAACAGCATGGGCGGTTTCGATTTATTTATGAGCGTATGGAACGAGGAAGAAAACACCTGGAGCACGCCGCAAAACCTCGGCTATCCGCTTAACACGCCCGAAGACAACCGCACCATTTCGTTTACCGAAAACAACCGTGTGGCCTATGTTTCGGCTGCGAGAGAAGGTGGCATGGGCGACCTCGACATCTGGCGCGTAGTGTTTAACGAAGTACAGCAGGAAAGCTTTACAGCCGTGGTTGGCACCATTCTTCCGCCCGATTCGGCGTTTGATTTTTCGAAGGTAGTAATGAGTGTAACCAATGTTAAAACACAGGAAATGGTGGGCGATTACAAACCCAATGCCCGCACCGGCCGTTTTGTACTGGCCCTGCCACCCGGTAAATATGTAATGACCGTAGATGCACCCGGCTGCAAACAGCTTATCGAAACAATAATTGTATTTGATATTGGCGCCATGAGCGAACAGCGCAAGGATATTAAACTGCTTAAGCAGTCGCCCTGA